gaacgaagtgaggtctaagattcaagtcgacggtttagcatttctcttaatgtttatatatttatatgttgtgcatttacggcgaaatgcggtaatagattttcatgaaatttgacaggtatgttcctttttgaattgtgcgtcgacgtatatacaaggtttttggaaattttgcatttcaaggataatataaaaggaaaaaggagcctccttcatacgccaatattagagtaaaaatcagactatagaattattcatcataaatcagctgacaagtgattacacagatatgtggagaagccagtctattactatATTTGTataaagtctatagtttcaatcaaagacattaaagaggtttgcatctttaagctgggtttacaccaaagttattaacaaaatggttataattaatccttacagattctattagattgaacggaagttgacaaacacatatgttcatcatgacgtgtatgataagttatgttcaatctaatataatctaaaaggattgagttattaatatttttaaaataaatttggtctaatcgcagctttaaggtctttggtttcaatattttgttttgcagtcatggcattattatgcgtgcccatcagtatcaatattctcacattcgaaaaaaactaatttaataggtgaataaaagtaaacaaatgaactaaataatgctggaaaaattataatatttttgattctaaaaaattaattttcatcagatagaaagatcacggaactggatgaattatatcataatatggaatacaaattcaaacgtgaactgagtttgttaacatttaaaacagttgacatctggtacttgtggatgagaatactgcgtgaagtctactgttcacagaactactagtaatagtaGTACATAGTAGGTTTGTGGgagtgagacaaaattatgtctcagctgttgaactattgcattcaatccgctaatctcacgagaaatattatccgGCAAGAAATTAATCGACATGATCATTTTTCTCGTGAAATTTTAGAATAAAGTTGATGCTTTTGCCAGAGCGAAGATTGGTTCCCAGATATCTATTATAGTTCATATTGTATACTGCTTAAATTATCATCTTCAGTAGGCTACTCAATGGAAATCCAGTAATATAGCTTGACCCAGTtaataggaaaaattaaatctaATAGACCATTGAATCTATAGATTTAATGGCCCATCAGATTGAATAAGTATCTTACAAATCGGGCcgtaatttattcaataattcaagattagtcttatcagcaatCTAGctagaataatgaaaaaacttataaagtcaagagttatttctttcttttgtatgaaaacaaaataataagcAATAACCAATTTGGTTTTTAAAATGGTAAAAGTAGATCTGATGCtttatatgaaataatatcgaatcaaatttcaaataatttatattgaatttgagtgggaaaataattggaatattGATTACCTGGTTCCAAACACCATCACGGCTGGAGGACTCTGATCATTTTTGGTTACTTTGGAAATTATATTAGGCACTTCGGCAAAACTGCTTTCATCCATGAATGAGAAAATGATGACGACTCCATCAGATTTCGATTTGCAggactaaaaacaaaaaaatgagGAGTAAGACCATATCTTGTGGTAAGATATATCAATGATAGTCCCTTAAAGAAGgttattacaattttttgattaaatttacgCTTCTCGTATTTTCTTTTCTTATGCCTAGCTTCAATACAATATTGGTTAACTCTGATAAGGACAAATCTAATGTCTCACactcacaccagatttttccttaTCAAAGTCAAACACTATTTTTTTGGGAATTTCCAAACAACGGTAATTAATAAAAAGTGTAAAGTGCATTTCTCGTCAGTtagagtaataataattaaaagagGAGCCTTGAGAGCCATGAGAGGGAGGTTACCCCTGCTAGTCACCCATGCCAGTTCATATCTCTGCTTACAAATGAATATCCAGGGTATGAatctagaaaaaaattgatCCCACCGTTTTTGAGAgaattgtaataaaaataaaacaaaatcaatttttcttgaaaatattgcGGAACTTGCAATTTTGCCAGAAACGAGTCTCATATATAGCTATTAATATGATGCTATCCTATAGCTTgaacttataaatagctatccagggcatgaatttgaaaaatcgttagagccgttagAAAACCGTGCAAAACAATTTGTGTCTCATTATTCGGCATTTCCTATTGGATTTCTTCAGGTCTGATTCTCATTGTATAAGAACCTCAAGTTTACCATTTCAAGTCAATTCGTTGTATTCAAGTGACCTTGAAACTTAGTAATCTTTAAATAGAGGTATACCTTAAATTtctttggaaagcaatactttccttccATATGAGAATagttatagtccagtcaaggaaaggttatagagggaaaagtttgaaagacaatttttgaccccgcagttctgtttagggtagtaaggaggtaaacatatcaaaagtccccacccctaccccctgtgctaaaggggtgggggtggtttaaatgtaccattttttggtttctcgcataaaactcaaaaactatgtacatcctaaggacttgactgtcatataacaaattgaaattttgtatttttttacaaagtgaaatttttattgctgcaacaattgatcgtttgacaatgacatttcaAGGAGGTGTCTGataacaatttttgactttgcagcttgatttggactagttagaaggtaaacatatcaaaagtgcgaatctttatcccctctgttgtAAGTGTGGATcagctgagttgacacttgtttcagcgatgaaaatttcaccctctacattgaagctgctataacaatgaaaggaaaacttagaatagtgaaataatacatcatttcaaagagaattcaatgctctacaaacctacgataagcattactttttatgatgcattgttggagagttataagccctgaaagagcaaaacattggataaaaacctgttattttaacaattagacaccttcaagagcgaatatctcgggaactgttgggaatatcacaataTTCCACTGAACAGAAagggtagagaatttatcaagcttcatttttgaatagttagttatgtcggttgaacgcattgttaacaagatatgagcgtggaagcaaaacgctgaaaaatgcaacttttaaatcAACCTCATCTCCTTAGCACATGAGCTAGGAATGGGAAATTTTGATATGttactagtctcaacaaagctgcaaagtcaaaaattttgtttagaacattccctccaaattccttagtcaattggtctattgttgcaaaaatggagatttcacacacTCACATtgttgcaaaaggtgtagggaaattcgtaaaattgtgaaattatacatcaaattgaagagaattcgaTGCTTTATACACTCATGATCAGCATGAATTTTTTCCgtcgatttttgaaaagatataagagcaaaaatagaaagaaattggtggcaaacgtgttttttttttcaaaaatgtcacaccttcaagagcggatatctcgaaatcTAGAGGGGATAGAAGAAAAGTTGTAGAattaatattgtaggaaattatgtgagcttcaatttgttatatgacagtcaagtcctaaggatacatagtttttgagttttatgcgagaaaccaaaaaatggtacctttaaaccacccccacccccttagcacagggttTAGGGGTGGGGAcgtttgatatgtttacctccttactaccctaaacagaactgcggggtcaaaaattgtcttccaaacatttccttctatacccttttttgagcattcattgctaTTCATGGACTATTAGGGCAAGAaaagtgaaaatgaatttttgacACTGGGTCCAAAATGAGtcttatttttaattatctTTCATCATCACTACTTATAGTTTGTTCGAAACATTTTTATTCGCCTGAGGTTCAAGACTAACTAAATGTGATTTAATTTCTAAACTATGGAAACTTGAAAGTTCAAATTGCTTTGATAATTACCGGAAAAATATGGCCGTATTTTTTAACGGCATGTTCACCAGCATCCCAGCACTGAAGTCGGAATAGAATAATCTTATCCCAAATTTTGACAGGCCAGTAGATGTTGGTTTTTCGGATGCCGGTTGTTTCTATGTAACTGGCAGAAGGAAGAGTTCCAGCTAAACGGGAAATTGTCGACGTTTTTCCAACTCCTGCCTTTCCAGCGAAAAACAACTTGTAAGAAACCTCTTCAATGTGGGGGGCAACTGGTGGTCTCTCCAAAACACCTCAAACAAAAGAAAATCGCATTGTAGTTTAAATCATAATaaatagtgaataaataaactttgttATTCATAACTGCAGAGCTGATGAAGAATGTTCATACAATAATGTTTTTAAATTGAAGGGAAAAAATTGCAAATTTTGTTGGAACTATTGAAGTGAACTCTAAGGGTACCATAGTTTGTGATGGATCTTTGGCCTTAAACTGGAAACATACCGTAGTGGAATGGTGAGGGTAGAGTTAGCTGAAAGGGgttgaaatatgtatttatagtgaggtccatgttataatgacagtggataacgataggagaacagcgttgccaatttctctgccttaattaattatatttctgcattgtcaaaaacagatttggcatcgttgcggagctagaaaaggatagtagcacctgctttgtcgaatgatagacaaggatagcaacatcaaagttaatcaaatactgtcataacGTGGATAGGTGAATGCGCCCAAACATAATAATAGTGGAGCGGAGAGGTCTGCTGGGATATTTCAAATCTCTCAGCTGTGCTCTCCGCTACACCCTCTACCGTCGCTGCTTCACTATGTTTTCAGCATTTTAGCTGAGtgtggcgccatttcaccaaactacTAGGGGGGAGGGGGCAAAAACCAGGAGGTATGAAAGAATAAGGGATTCTGGttttttccccataaatgtaCATTTGAAGAtgtatatgcttcatttttcctAGTTTAATACAAATGTgattgaagtatcaatacaaaaatatacattaaatcatgaaatatttattaaaaatatacagagagagagagagagaggcccaaaagtaggaatacactgaaacagagttggtaaaaatcatggaaaagaTTAACTTTACTTTTAAAATGacaattttatatatttcattggggatcatattctagTTGGAAAATAACTACCAATTAAAAAGCTAGAGAAACATGGAGCTGTTCCTACAACTCCCACCAACTCTGTGCATACATTTTTGTTTGTCTGATTGTGCACTTTCTTTTCACTAGGAACCCCTGCCAGCCCCCCCCCCCTTAGGGCCTGTACACATGACGACGTTTGTCGCTCGGTAAACGCCGCGGTTGTCAAGCGCGCGGCGTTTGACACATACATAGAAACAATGGGGTTGTACACATGCTGTCGGGCGCTTTGTAGTTTTCACATCAACCACCGCGTTTGTCGCGCGCTTCGAGTTACTATACTGGGCATTATTCCAATGTGGAATGTACACATGCACTCAGTCAAACGCGCGCTTTTGCAGTGAATAGGTGATCTGAGCCCCTGTCTTGTGTTGTGTTTTTGGACTCTGATTTTTCTTATAtttacaaataattaatttgtCAATTAGCCTATATTGAAACATTACTTTTCACATTACTTCTTTAACATTACTTTTTTCAACatcacattttttaaaacattacTTTGTAAATCAGGCTATTTTTCCAAAaggtttgataaaaaatattgttgtaatttctaaattttaacGTATACAGTGATATGAattgtaataaattgtaatacaATACGTTGTTACAACGAGTTTTCCTTCTGGTGAAATTGCATCCCTCACAACACATTCACAAGAAGTAAGCTTTCCTGGGGCGGGCACATTCAGGTAGTCTGTGGAAGGTTAAGCAGGGTACTGATTTTGCTCAGGAGCCTGAGAAGATGTGTACCAGAGGCCCATCTCCGCATGTGTTACTTTGCCTTCTTTCAAAGTGTGATGGCGTATGGCACCACCTTGTGGGGTGGTGCCTCTGAGGTAAAAGATATACTGCTGGTGCAGAAGAAGGCCATCCGGATTCTTTGTGGGGCAGAATTTTTAGCGCATTGTAAGCCTCCTTTTGTGAGTGAAAAGATTCTCactgtattcaatttttacatttacAGGTCAGCTATAAAGGCATTCCACAGTGTCCGTACTTTGCCTACCAGGGGTGATGTGCAAGATCATGGCACCAGAGGCAGGCTGAGGCTGGACCTGCCATCTTGGGGAGGACCCAGAGCAGCCTCATCTAGCAGCCAGCTAAAATTTTAAACAAGCTGCCAGTTTCAGCCAGGACTCTGCCAGAGACAGTCTTGAAGAGGAGACTGAGGGCTTTCCTTCAGAAGAACCCCTTTTATTCTCTGAGGGAGTTCTATGATTGTGATCCTCAGACTGTAAGTAGATACTTCTTGCATTAGTCTTGCTGCTTCTTCTGCTTGCTGCTTTTTGTGTTTGATGTGTAAATTTGTTCTTGACCTGTCTTATGacagttttttatgtttttgactTGTTCACTTGTGGCCATACCTATGACCACGCCATGAACAgaaactcattattattattattattattaagatgaTATGTCTTCAGTGACTACAGATAATAGTTCATCAAATTTACTCATACTCATACGGAAGTAGTTGAAAAACTGGTTGGGGTAATCCCTTAATTTTGGATATAGCGTCAAAAATGAACCCATGGTTAACCGGTTATCTATTAGAGGATGAACCCACCATTGCCTTTGTCTTCTTCGCCTAGCCTGGTGTCTACAGTACAATAATCACAAACAGGTAAGCTCTAACTCCATGTGTTCGCACTGAGTACGTGGGTCCAACTGCCGGATGCCTGCTGTCATGAAAACGTCGACAAACCGCGCGGTTGACGCCCTCATGTGTACGGTATCACAATTTCCAACGCGCGACAAACGCGGCGCTTACCGAGCGACAAACGTCGTTATGTGTACATACTGTAAATGCCGCTCCTGGCTGAGGTTAAAACTACGAATCTGGATTAACAAATACAATTCGGGTTAACGAACTAAAATTGCTGCATGAAGTAACTTGTCCGATTTTGAGATAAATTATAACGAGAAGGCTGTAACTCAAAAtggaagtttttcaatttctatgtAGAGAGAATGTGgaaaaatcaaaatctatttaaaaaaatcaaattggttAAGCTGTTTGGtacttaaaaaataaaactgatCAACgtgatgattaataatattaccgtatataataattttactctTACCAAAAAGCTTTCTTCCTGAAGTCTGTGGATTGTAGAAATGTTGGAGAACAGTTTCTCCTTCTGCAGTACTGTGCCAATCCATTTGCACTATGGACCCGATAACAGGGACCGGCAATTGAGCTTGGGCCATCACTTTCAACTATCCATATTCTATTTTACTGGCAATATATGTAAACGAACAAAAAGTATAGTAGAATTACTTGGAAATGGACTATTAATATTTGATCATGAAGCAAGTAATAGTATTCTATTTAGGCACTTTGAGTACTACGAACAAAAAGTAGGCTACAGTAGAACTACCCTACTTAGAAATGGActattaatatttgattatgAAGCAAATGGTAGTATTGAGGCACTTGGAGTACTAAGTTAATTACTGGGACTTTCttaaagaatattatttaaaattcacTTTTGAATAGCATTGTCTTATTAGGTAAGTTATCTATTCACACCAcgtaattttaaaatatttaattcaaggCTGTAAAAAGACTAGAAATTTAgctttcaattataaattttataccTTCTACACGTTTCCTAACTTTAAAATAcgtaaaaaacaataatttacccGAGTACATAAATTATTCAGGTTTG
The sequence above is drawn from the Nilaparvata lugens isolate BPH chromosome 2, ASM1435652v1, whole genome shotgun sequence genome and encodes:
- the LOC111044235 gene encoding ciliogenesis and planar polarity effector 2 — translated: MAQAQLPVPVIGSIVQMDWHSTAEGETVLQHFYNPQTSGRKLFGVLERPPVAPHIEEVSYKLFFAGKAGVGKTSTISRLAGTLPSASYIETTGIRKTNIYWPVKIWDKIILFRLQCWDAGEHAVKKYGHIFPSCKSKSDGVVIIFSFMDESSFAEVPNIISKVTKNDQSPPAVMVFGTRFCMSSKLEVSLNEIKELEQKYHVNVMKVNKVTSVSHDRNEVHRTAPLLNAICEKLWIRDQEYILKNGMTV